The genomic region GTCGGCGCAGGCCGTGCAGCAGGCCCAGCAGGCAGACAAGACGAACAGCCTGGCCACCACCCCCGATCCGCACTACAAGAGCCCCACCGCCGATGCGAACACCGGTCACGCGGATGCGATCAGCGCCTTCAACGGCTCGGTGTCCCAGGCGGCAGCGATCCGCAAGGAGCACCGCGAAGCGATCCAGAAGTGCTGCGGCACCATCGACGACGCCAAGCACAAACGCTTCCAGAAGCCCCCGGGCTTCTGGGACAAGCTGGGCGCCGTGGTCGTCCACCAGTTCAAACAGGCCTTGGCGTTCGCCGTCAAGTACGTCTCCCCGATGCTCAAGATGGTGTCGATGGTTGCCGGGGTGCTCGCCCTGATCCCGTTCCTGACCCCGGTCATGGGCCCGATCGCGCTGGCCGCCGGAGCGACTGCACTGGCGATCGACGTGCTGAACAAGCTCGTCACCGGCCAGGGTTCCTGGGCCCAGATGGGTCTGGATGCTCTCGGGCTGGTGCCCGGGGTGAAGCAGCTCAGCACCTTCGGCAAGATGGCCAAGCTGGGAAATGCGGCGAAGAACATCGAGAAGGCCAGCGACGGCGTCAAGGGCGCCAAGGCTGCACTGGTGGCAGCGAAGAGCGCCAAGCCGAAGCTTGCCTTCCTGACCCGGAACGGCCGCGCGGCGAAGGCTGCGATCAAGAACGCGAAGACCGGTGTGAGCGAGGCCAAGGGCGCGTTGAAGACCGCCAACAGCCAGTACAAGGCTCTCGACGACCATTTCGCGAAGGTTGCCAAGAATTGGCGTCGGGTCGAAGCGGGAACCTCCACTGCCACGGCGGGTCTCACCGGCTATCGCAACTACGAGTTGAACGGCAGCATCAAGGAGGCCATGCTGGCCGGTGCGGTCTCGGCCACCGGCATCAAGGTCCCGGGCGTCAGCAAGAAGCTCGACGCCATCCAGAACATCATCGCCAACGGTGCGGCCACCGGCCACCAGGCCGTCAACATCTACGTCCTGCACCCGGAGCTGGCCGGCAACCGCCTGCAGCAGGCGAGGCTGATCACCAGCGGTGGGAAGACGCTGCTCCACAGCTCCAACGCGTCGATGTACTCGCAAGCGGGTACGCACCCCAACGGCATGTCGCGCGCGGCCTTCGAGGTGCCGGCCCGCTGATCCGGCCGGAGTGGTGGCTCAGGTGTCCCGACGGGCTCCCGCCGACGGGCTGTAGCTGCGGCTCACCGGTGCGTCGAGAGCGGCGTCCAGGAATGCGTGTTCGACCGCCCGGGTGATCTCGGCCGCGTCGGCGGTGTCCACCAGCGCGATCGCGGAGCCGCCGAAACCACCACCGGTCATCCGGGCGCCCAGAGCACCGGCATCCAGTGCGGCGTCGACGGCCAGGTCGAGTTCGATGCTGGACACCTCGAAGTCGTGCTGCAGCGATCGGTGGGATGCGGTCAGATCCGCTGCGATGGAAGACATCTCGCCGTCACGGAGGAACGCCACCACTGCTTCGACCCTGGCGTTCTCGGTCACCACGTGTCGGACCCGCTTCGTCAGCACCGCACCGTCCTGTTCAACGGCCAGGACGGCGAGTGCGGCGTCCAGGTCGTCGATCTCCCTCAGCGAGGTGAGGCCGAGAACTGCGGTCGCCCGTTCGCACGATGCGCGGCGACGCGCGTACTCGCCGTCGGCGAGCGAGTGGTGGGCTCGGGTGTCGATCACCAGCAGGGTCAGCCCGACCGCGGTCGGGTCGAACGGGACCTGCTCGATGGTGCCCGCGCCGACGTCGAAGAACAGCAGGTTCCCGGCCTGCCCGGCCGCGGAGGCCATCTGGTCCATCAGCCCGCACGGGACGCCGACGAACTCGTTCTCGGCGCGCTGGGCGACCCTGGCCAACTGCTGCAGACCTGTTGGCCCGTCGAACATCTCACTGCCGGCGAGCTCGGCGGCGGCCAGCGCAACGGCGCACTCCACCGCCGCTGACGAGCTCAGCCCGGCACCAACGGGGACTGCGGAGTCGAGCGCCAGTTGGAGGCCGGACACCGGTGCACCGGCATCCCCGACCGCCCACACCGCGCCGGCGGGATAGGCCGGCCACCCGGTGGCCGCGGCCGAACCGGGGCGGAGCTGACGGATCGGGATCTCGATGATCCCGCCGGGTCGCTGGGACGAGACGATCCGAACCACCGGCTCGTCGATCCGGCCGGCAGCGACCACCGCACGATCGTCGATCGCGAAGGGCAACACCAGGCCGCCGGTGTAGTCGGTGTGCTCACCGATCAGGTTGACCCGACCAGGTGACGACCACACACCGTCCGGCAGTCCGCCGTACGTGGTGTGGTACAGAGCTTCTGCATGTGTTGCTGGGATGCTCCTGCTGCTCATCGCCGGTCTCCGATCTCCGGGGCGGTTCCACGGAAGGCCCAGGCATCGGCGACCATCCGCCGCAGATCGAACTCCGGCGCCCAGCCAAGCTTCGACCGCGCCCGATCGGCCGAGGCCACCAACACCGTCGGATCCCCGGCGCGGCGTGGCCCCACGGTGGCCGGGAGCGGCAGACCGGTGACCTCCTCGATGGCGGTCATCACCTCGCGAACGCTGAAACCGTTGCCGTTGCCCAGGTTGCAGATGAGATGCTCGCCGGGTTGAGCGGCGCCGAGCGCCAGGACATGCGCCCGCGCCAGGTCGAGCACGTGCACGTAGTCGCGGATCGGCGTGCCGTCCGGGGTCGGCCAGTCGTCGCCGTGGATGGTCAGTTTGTCTCGCAGACCTGAGGTCGCGTCCAACGCGATCGGAATGAGATGGGTCTCGATCGCGTGTCGTTCACCCGCGCCGAGAGCGGCACCGGCGACGTTGAAGTAGCGCAAGGAGACCGCGCCGAGACCGGTGGCGATGCACTCGCCGGAGATCATCATGTCGACGGCGAGCTTGGTCGCCCCGTAGGTGTTGGTCGGTCGGCACGGGGTGTCCTCGGTGATCGGAACCTGGTCCGGCTCTCCGTAGACGGCAGCAGTCGAGGAGAACACGAGCCGCGGAACGCCGTGTCGCGCCATCGCGTCCAGCAGCAGCCGGGTGCCGACGACGTTGGTGTGCCAATAGATGCTCGGTCGCTCCACCGACTCGCCGACCAGTGACTTGGCCGCGAAGTGCAGAACGGCGTCGAAGCCGGCGCCGTCCAGGATCCGGTCGGCGTCGGCGATGGACGCCGACTCCAGACGCACCCCCTCCGGGACCGAGTCGGCATGCCCGGTGGAGAGATCGTCGAGGATCACCACCTCGTGCCCCTCCTGCACGAGCAGCCGGGTGACGACCGATCCGATGTATCCGGCTCCGCCGGCGACCAGGAGTTTCATGACATGCCTTCTCGGGTGGGGGGACTGATTCCGGTGGGTGCTGCGTCGCGGCCCTCGGTGCGCAGTGCCATGGCGGCCGCGCCGCCGTCGTGCACGATGGGGATCACCATCACCTCACCGACCTGCTCGGCGAGTTGGTCACGCGCTTCCGGATCAAGCTGGTCGTCGGTGATCAGGGTGTCGACGGCACCGAGCTGGGCGATCTGGGACAGGCCGATCACGCCGTACTTGGTGTGGTCGGCGACCACGACGAGCCGGCGCGCGGACTCGACCATCGCACGGTTGGTCTCGGCCTCCATCAGGTTCGGGGTGGTCAGGCCCGCTCGCAGGTCGATGCCGTGGATCCCCATCACCACCAGGTCGACCCGGAGGGAACGGATCGCCTGCACCGCAATGGGTCCGACCAATCCGTCCGACGGCGTGCGGATGCCGCCGGTCAGTACGACGGTCAGGTCGGGACGCTCCTGGTCGTAGAGGACCTCGGCAACCTTGAGCGAGTTGGTGACGACGGTGAGGTCGGGAATGCCGGCGAGATGCGGGGCCAGCGCCCAGGTGGTGGTGCCGGCAGTGATCGAGATGGCCATGCCCGGCTGGATCAGACGCGCGGCGTGCGCTGCGATCGCCTCCTTCTCGAGCCGCTCGTGCATTGCCTTGGAGTCGAAGGTGGGTTCGAGGGCGTGCGCGGTCTCCACCGCGGTCGCGCCACCGTGGACCTTGGTGAGCAGGCCCTTGCGGTCCATCACGTCGAGGTCCCGGCGCACGGTCATGTCCGACACCTGCAGGAGCTCCGTCAGGTCGGCCACCCGGACGCCCCCGGACCGCCGGAGTTCGTCGAGGATCCTGGCCTGACGGACGGCTGCCAGCATGACGCCTCCCGGTCCGGACGCGGTACGGGTGGCCGCCCTGGCCGGTACGGCATCTCACCCGAACTCAACAAGAATCTACACCAGGTGTGTGTGATCTTGTTGGGTCCGCCTTCCATGATGGTCCAGCGAGCGAAGAACGGGGGAGTCGATACCCCGTCTGTGCACTCGGGCCACACAGGTGACGCAGAACGGCCGGGCGCGGAGGATTCCTGCAGAGTGTTCTTCAGGTTCTCCGATGGAGCGGCCGGATTGCGTCGTCCACCTCGCCAAGGACCGGTCGGTCAGCGTTCACCTCCGCGTCGCCTGCCGGACCTGCTGTGTACCCGCCGGCCCAGCAGGGTGTGACAGGTCCCGACAGACGCAGTTCGTTGACCGACCACAGCGTGCGGCGCTCCGGTGCCCACCGATCCGTGAGGTGTTGCCATGTCCGCCGATCCCACCGTCCCCAGCTCCCGACCGTCGTCCGTAACTCCGTCGTCCACAGCCCCGTCGTCCACGCCAGGGTCGGCGGGCCGCCGGCTGCTGCCGATGCTCGGGCACACCGCAGGCAAGCGCAGCGCGGTGACCTGTGAACTGAAGTGTGCGAACGCGTGCTTCCACCCGGTTCCCAACGAATCGGACAACCCGACGTTCCGCGACATCGCCGCGATCGCCCTCGATCGTCGGCGACTCATCGGACTGGCCGGCGCCGGTGCGCTCGCGATCGCTGTCGGTCCGGCTGCGCTCTCGGCGGCGGCCGCCCCGGCCGCCGCGCCGGAGCTGGCGCCGGAAGCCCTCGCGACAGCCACCACCCAGGGCTCGACCCTGCGCTTCACCCCGATCGCTCCGGTGGAGAAAACCGTTGATGCGCTGACGGTTCCGCGTGGCTACAGCTGGAAGCCGATCATCCGCTGGGGTGATCCGGTGCTGCCGGGCGCACCGGTGTTCGACATCGAGGCGCAGACCGCGGCCAAGCAGCGCATGCAGTTCGGCTACAACAACGACTACACCGACATCATCTCGACCGATGTCCATGGGACCAGGGCCGTACTGGTCTGCAACCACGAGTACGTCAACCCGCAGATCATGTTCCCGGCCGACCTGGATGCCGTCGAGGCCAAGCGGATCGCCCAGGCAGCACACGGTTTCTCGGTGGTCGAACTCGAGCGGCGTCGGCCGGGTACGCCGTGGTCGACGCGTCGCTCCGGTGTGCGGCTCAACCGCCGCTTCCACACCCACAGCACGTTCGCGGTCGACGGGCCTGCCGCCGGCAGCGAACTGCTGAGGACGAAGGACGATCCGACCGGCAAGGTGGTGCTCGGCACGCTCGGCAACTGCTCCGGCGGGACGACGCCGTGGGGCACCGTACTCACCGGGGAGGAGAACTTCAACGGCTATTTCCGCGCTGCCGGTACCACCGACAGCGAGAAGCGTTACGGGCTCAAGGACAGCGCGACCGCACTCGGTTGGGAGACCATCGAGCCGCGGTTCGACGCGCGGACCGCCGATTTCGTCAACGAGCCCAACAGGTTCGGCTGGATCGTCGAGATCGACCCGATGGATCCGAACTCGACTCCGGTGAAGCACACGGCGCTGGGTCGGCTCAAGCACGAGGGCGCCAACGTCATCGTCGCCCGCTCCGGTCACGTGGTTGCCTACATGGGCGACGACGAACGCTTCGACTACCTGTACAAGTTCGTCTCGAAGAAGACCTACCGACGCGGCCCGTCTCCCGCGGCCCGCGCCCACAACAAGACGTTGCTGACCGAGGGCGATCTGTACGTCGCCCGGTTCACCGGCGACTCATCGCTGGCCGACCTCGACGGCAGCGGTGAGCTGCCGCAGGACGGTCAGTTCGACGGCGTCGGCAGCTGGGTGCCGCTGATCAAGGGGGGCCGGTCGTGGATCAAGGGCATGAGCGTCGACCAGGTGTTGGTACACACCCGACTGGCGGCAGACAAGGTCGGCGCGACCAAGATGGACCGTTGTGAAGACGTCCAGCCCTCGCTCGCGACCGGCAAGGTGTACGTGGTGTGCACCAACAACACCGATCGTGGCAAGGTCGGCAAGGAAGGCGCGACGGAGCCCAACCCGCGCAACGCCAACAAGGACGGCCACATCGTCGAGCTCACCGAGCTGCACGGGTCGGACGGCGAGACGTTCGTCTGGAACCTGATGCTGGTCTGCGGTGATCCGGCGGCGGCGAACACCTACTTCGCGGGCTACCCGAAGAACAAGGTGTCGCCCATCTCGTGCCCGGACAACATCGCCTTCGACTCGGAGAACAACATGTGGATCGCGACCGACGGGGCGCCGTCGGCATTGGGACTGGCCGACGGTCTGTTCAAGGTGCCGCTCAGCGGCTCCGAGCGTGGCCGGGTCCAGCAGTTCCTGGCGGTGCCGAACCAGGCCGAGACCTGCGGCCCGGTGGTGCACGATCGCGACGGCCTGGTGTTCGTCGCCGTGCAGCACCCCGGCGAGGAGGGCACGTTCGCCGCGCAGACCTCCTACTTCCCGGACTACGTCGTCGGTGAGCCGAAGGCCGGTCAGTTCAAGGGCCCGCGGCCGGCCGTGGTGCAGGTCTACAAGTCCTGAGCTGCGAGGCCGAACGGCAGATGACCCGGTCACCCGTCGGGGGGTGACCGGGTCATCTGCCGTTGCAGTGCGGACGGTCAGCTGACGGCATCCAGCAGGGCAGCGTTGAACGCCGGGATGTCGTCGGGGTTGCGGCTGGTGATCAGGTTCCCATCGACGACGACCTGCTCGTCGCGCCACTGCGCACCGGCGTTGCGGAGATCGGTCTGCAGGCTGGGCCAGGACGTCACGGACCGGTCGCGGACGACGTCCGCCTCGATGAGCGTCCACGGTGCGTGACAGATGGCAGCGACCGGCTTGCCGGATTCGACGAATGCCTTCACGAACGCGACGGCATCCGTGTCGGTGCGCAGCGCATCCGGGTTTGCGACCCCGCCGGGCAGCACCAGGGCTGCGTAGTCGTCGACGGAGGCCTCGCCGACCACCACGTCCACATCGAAGGCGGCAGCCTTGTCGAGGTGGTCGAAGGTCTGGACCTGCCCGCTCTCGGTGGACAGCAGGACGGGGGTGTGGCCGGCGTCCTTCACTGCCCGCCACGGCTCGGTGAGCTCGACACGTTCGATGCCTTCGGTGGAGGTGAGGAATGCGATCTTCTGGGTCATGACGGCGCAGTACCCGAAGGCCCGGAGGCTGAACCCGGGCCCCGATCCGGCCGTTGGCAGGTGTTGCCGACGATCCGGCGTCATGGGGGCGATTCAATGGGGCTGACCAGCGCGCGCCGGGAACGGCCCGAACGAGGAGTGCGATGCCCGAAACAGCCGGTGCCGGAACCCCCAGGCCGACGGGATCGGTGCGTCGCGGGCACCTGAGGATCGGTGTCGACACCGGTGGCACGTTCACCGACATCGTCGCGGTCGACACGCGCACCGGAGCGGTGGCCACCACCAAGACGCCCTCCACCCCGGCGAACCCGGCGGACGGATTCCTCACCGGCATCGACAAGATCCTCGACGCGATGGGAGCGACCGCGACGGACATCGAATCGATCGCGCACGGCACCACCGTCGCCACCAACCAGCTGCTCGAGGGTCGGATCGGCGAACTCGGCTTCATCACCACCGAGGGTTTCGAAAACGTCCTGGAGATCGCCCGCCAGCGGGTGCCGGACGGCTACGGGAACTCCTATTTCTGGGTCAAGCCACCGCGGATGGTCCCGCCGGAGCGCATCCGCACCATCCCGGGTCGACTGGACGCGTCCGGACACGAAGTCAGACCCTTCGACCGCGAGGCGGCCGTGCGAACCGTGCGCTGGTTCCGCGAGCGGGGCATCAGCACGCTGGCGGTGTGCCTGCTGCACTCGTACGCGAACGACAGCCACGAGCAGCAGCTGGCCGAGATCATCCGCAGCGAGTTCCCGGCGGCCGTCGTCTCGCTCAGCTCCCGGGTGCTGCGGGAGTACCGCGAGTACGAGCGGAGCATGACGACCCTCATCGACGCGTCGGTGAAGCCGACCATCGCCGCCTACATCAACGGGATCGCCGAGCGCCTCGCCGCGCTGGATCTGGATCTGGATCGCACCATCCCGTTCTCGATCATGCGGTCCAACGGTGGCGTCCTGTCGGCGGAAGAGGTTGCGCACCAACCGATCACGACAGTGCTGTCGGGTCCGGCGGCGGGTGCACTGGGCGCGGCGGTGATCGCAGCGAACGCCGGCTACCCGTCCGTGGTCACCAACGACGGCGGCGGTACGTCCTCCGACGTCACCGTGATCCGCGACGGGGTGCCCAGCCTCACCACCGAGGGCAGCGTCGGTGACTACCCGTCCAAGATCCCGATGATCGACGTCGTCACGGTCGGAGCCGGTGGCGGATCGATCGCCCATCTCTCCCCGGAGGGGACTCTCAAAGTGGGCCCGCGATCGGCCGGGGCCAGCCCTGGCCCGATGTGCTACCCGAACGGCGGCAGCGAGCCGACGATCACCGACGCGCACATCGTGCTCGGCCGCATCCCACCACATCTGCTCGGTGGTGAGATCCCGCTGGACGTCGAAGCCGCCCGGCGCGGGATCGCCGCGCTGGCAAGCGATCTGGGCATCACCCTCGAAGCCTGTGCGAGCGGGATCCTGGAGATCTCCGCGTGGAACCAGGCGAACGCCCTGCGCCAGGTGACGGTCAAGCGTGGGCTCGACGTCCGCGACTACCCGATGGTCACCTTCGGCGGATCCGGCTCGCTGCTGGCCTGCCGGCTGATGGACGTGCTCGGACTGCCGGCCGTGCTGGTGCCGCCCAACCCGGGAAACGTCTCGGCCTACGGGCTGCTGACGGTCGACGTCCGCAACGACTACGTGCAGACCTTCATCTCACGGCACGACCAGCTCGACCTGCCGGCGATCACCGGCGTCTACCGGCGATTGACCGGCCAGGTCCGGGATGCGTTGCAGCGCGAGGGTTTCGCGCCGGATGACCAGGTGATCGAACGCACCGCGGATCTGCGGTACTTCGGCCAGGCGTACGAGGTCCGGGTCGACTGCCCGGACGGTGAGGTCGATCGCGAGTGGGCGGACACCGTCACCGCCGCTTTCCACGCGGCGCACCGCGCGCTCTACGGGTACGACTTCGCCGGTCGCGCCGACCAGCACGTCGAGTGGGTCAACCTGCGGGCGACCGGGATCGGACCGATCCCGCGGCCGCAGCTGGCACGGATCCTGCCGGCCACCACCGACGTGGGCGTCGCCAGGACCGGTGAACGTCAGACCTGGTTCGCCGCCCCCGGAGCCGCAGCGGAGCAGCAACGCTGGATCATCTCGGGCCTCTACGAGCGGACCTCGTTGCGCGCCGGTCACGTGGTGCACGGTCCCGCGGTCGTCCAGGAGTTCGGGTCCACCGTGCCGATCCATCCCGGTTTCGCCGCCAAGGTCGACGAGTTCGGCAACCTCGTCATCACCCGCACCGAGATCAGCACCAGCACGGAGAACAGCACCAGCACCGAGCAGGAGAGCGCATGAGCACCCCGGACACGTCGAAGCAGCAGGTGAAGGCCGATCCGATCCTCGTCGAGATCGTCGCCGGCACGCTGGCCGCGGTGGAGATGGAGGTGGAGAGCGCAATCGGACGCACCTCCCGGTCGCCGATGATCCGGGACGCGCACGACTTCCGCGCCGGGATCCACGACCTCAAGCTGCGGAAGCTGACCGGACGCTCGTACTCTGCGCTGGTCCAGCCGGTGGTGCGGGACTTCCCGATCGACACCATGCAGCCGGGCGACGTGTACTTCCACAACGACGTCTACCTCTCCGAGGGCGGCATCGGGCACCTCCCCGATCTCTGCGTCACCGTGCCTGTCTTCTCAGGTGGCAAGGTGGTGGCCTTCGTGCAGGCGTTCGGGCACCACGACGACATCGGCGGCGCTGTCCCCGGGTCGATGCCGAGCAACGCGCGGAGTGTGTTCGAAGAGGGGCTGATGGTGCCGCCGATCAAGTTGTGGGACAAGGGAATTCCGAACGAGGCGGCGCTGCGGATCATGACCCGCAACTCGCGGATGCCGGATTCGCTGGCCGCCGATCTGGACGCGGAATGCAGCGCCTGCCTGATGGGTGCCCGCCGTCTCGCCGAGCTGTTCGATCGCTACGGGCGGGACCAGGTCGAGGCGTGTTTCGACTCCATCCTGTCCGCGACCACGGAGACCTACCGGACCGAGATCCTGTCGAAGATCCCGGACGGCGAGTACGTCTGGGAGGACTACGCCGAACACGACGGCGTGGACGCACCACGGCTGCACCGGCAGCGGATCACCCTCACCAAACTGTCGGCCGGCGACGGCGTCACCGACGGCAGGATCATCCTGGACTTCACCGGCACCGGGCCGCAGGCCAAGGGTCCCATCAACCATGCGGCCGACTACTCGGACGGGGTCTTCCTGGCGAAATGGTTGGCGCCCATCCTGCGCAATCTCGCCGACACACCCGAACGGATGGCACAGCTCGACGTCAACGAGGGCGTGGTGCCGCTGATGGAGATGAGGTTCCCCGAGAAGGGAACTCTGCTGACGCCGATCTTCCCTGCGCCGACCAACGCGCGGACGTTCGTCATCCTTCGCCTGCTGGGCGTGCTGGCCGGAGTGCTCGCGAAAGCTGTCGACGGCCGGATGCCGGCCGACCAGGAGACGATCCGGTACGTCGGCTTCCATGGCATCGACCGCACCGGGACGCCCTACCTGATGCGCGAGATCCTGGGTGGCGGCTCCGGCGGCCGGTACTACGCGGACGGCGAGGACACCATCCACGTCGTTCCCGATTCGTCCAACGTGCCTGTCGAGGTGACCGAGTCCCGGTTCCCGTTCCTGATCGAAAGGCTCGGCCTGGCAGTCGATTCCGGCGGAGCCGGACGCTACCGGGGCGGCCTCGGTTACGAGAAGCACTACCGGATGCTGTTGGCCACCGACTTCATGTGCATCGCCGACCGGTCGATCCTGTCGTGCTGGGGTGTCAAGGGCGGCAGGGCCGGCAAGTCGTTCCAGGTCACCATCGATCCGGGCGGGCCGCGCGAGCGCGAGATCGACGGGCTCGCCGACGGCGCCCCGGTGGAGGCCGGTGAACTGGTACGGGTCCGGACCACGGGCGGCGGTGGCTGGGGCGATCCGCTCGATCGCCCGGCCGGCGAGGTGGCTCTGGATGTGGTGCGCGGCAAGGTGTCCGTCGACGGTGCGCTGGACGACTACGGGGTGGTGCTCGCCGCCGAGGTCCTGGAGGGGCACGTCGACCGGGTGATCGTCGACGAGGAAGCGACAGAGATCCTGCGGGCGGAGCGACGCTCCCTCGTGCCGGTCGACAGCCCGTTCTTCGACCGCGGCCCGGGGTACGCCCGACTCTCCAGCGGAGCTGTCAACGCGGATGTCGATTGGCTGTAGGGCTGTGACGGCACCTCCCGGCGGTATCCGGAGGAGCAGCCGGGACCGGCGAACGGGTAGGCCGATCGGACAACGGGAGCAGGTGTTTGTTGTCCGCTGCGATGAAGACCGGGCGGTCGTGGACCCTGATGCTGGGACCACGTCACTTCCCGTTGATCGATTCGTGAGGAAACCATGGCCCACCGCCTCAACCCGGGCACCGTCCGGCGACTGACTCTCGGCTCTGCGCTCTCCATGGCCCTCATCGCGTCCGGTTGTGGTGGCAATGACGCCGCAACGCCGAGCTCGACCTCGCCGGGGGCCACCTCCTCAGCGGTTGCGAGCAGCTCGTCCACCGCCGGTACCGGCGCTGCGACAAGCGGCTCCGCGGCGTCGTCGGGCTCCAGCTCCGGCGCACCGACGTCGGCAGTGCCCGAGGTGACCCCCGCAGGCAAGTTCACGATGGCGATCGCCACCGATCCCGGCTCGCTGGATCCGTCGATGACGGTGCTCGACTCGGCGCGGACGGTCGGGTCGCTGGCCTACGACCCGTTGCTCACCTACTCCAACGACGGCACCGCGATCCCCGTCCTGGCCGAGTCGTGGAAGGTCAGCCCGACGAAGATCGTCTTCACCCTGCGCAAGGGCGTCACCTGTTCCGACGGCACCGACTTCACCCCCACCGACGCGGCCGACAACATCAACTACGTGGCGGACGCGAAGAACAAGTCGCCGCTGGCAGGGGTGTTCCTGGACGTCGGTGCCAAGGCCACCGCCGATGACAGCGCAGGTACCCTGACCGTCACCGTCCCGAGCGCGAACATCTTCCTGATCAACAACATCTCCGGTCTGTTCATGATCTGTGCCGCCGGGCTCAAGGACCATGCCGCCATCCAGAAGGCCACCATCGGCACCGGTGCCTTCGTCCTCAAGGAGGCTGTCGCCGAGGACCACTACTCCTTCGACCGCCGCGCCGGATACACCTGGGGCGCACCGCCTGCCACCCCCGCCGGCACTCCGCCGGCCCAGGTCAACATCCGGGTGATCCCGAGTGCCACCACCGCGGCCAACCTGGTGCTGTCCGGTGAGATCAACTTCGCCGCGGTCAGCGGCGCCGATTCCACCAGGCTCGACTCGGCCGGCCTGCCAACGGCCAATGCCGTGCGGCCCGCCGGTGAGACGTTCTTCAACGAGGCGGACGGTCACGTGACCTCGGATCCGTTGGTGCGGCAGGCCTTGTTCTCCGGCACCAACCTGGAGGCAGTGCAGAAGGTGGCCGCCGCCGGCAAGGGCGGCCCGTCCAAGGGCATGGTCACTCTCGAACCCCGCGGCTGCACGACGGACACCGTCACCGGCACCCTGCCCGCCTACGATGCCGCGGCCGCGAACGCTCTGCTCGACCAGGCCGGCTGGGCCAAGGGTGCTGACGGGATCAGGGCCAAGGACGGCAAACAGCTTGCGCTGGCGTTCATCTACGCCGGCGGTGGCGGAGGCGCCGGTATGCAGGCCGCCTCCGAGCTGCTGACGGCGCAGTGGAAGCAGGACCTGGGCGTCGTCATCACCGTGAAGTCGGTCACCAGCACCCAGATCAACGAGATCCTGTTCGGCACGGGTGCCTGGGACGTCGCCTGGCTGGCGGTCAACGTCAACCTCCCGGTCACGCTGGTGCCGTTCCTGTCCGGCAAGACGCCGGCCGACGGTGGGACGAACTTCGCGGCGATCAAGAACGCGGACTACGACGCTGCCGTCAAGAAAGCCGCAGCCGCCACCACGGTCGAGGCGGCCTGCGAGTCGTACACAGCGGCGGAGAAGGCGCTGTTCACCAAGTTCGACCTGTTCCCGATGTACGACCTGTACACCAGCTCGTATCTCAAGGGCGCCACCGCGAACCTGGTCGGTGGCGGGATCGACGTCAGCACGGTGCGCCTGCCGGGCTGACCCAGCACGCTCCCGACGCCGGCCCGTCCGGCGTCGGGAGCGGCAGGTGGGGCAGCGGGGTCGGACAGCAGCACGTCGAACAGGACAGGATCAGATGACCGAGGTACTCGATCCGCTGCCGCACAGAGCGGTCGACCGGAACCGCGACCGTCCATGGGCGGACTTCTGGCGGCGTCGGTTGATCCGGTTCGTCATCTCGTTGTGGGCGCTGGTCACGTTCTCCTTCCTGATCGTCCACCTCGTCAGGGGCGATCCGGTCAG from Nakamurella sp. A5-74 harbors:
- a CDS encoding PhoX family phosphatase — protein: MLGHTAGKRSAVTCELKCANACFHPVPNESDNPTFRDIAAIALDRRRLIGLAGAGALAIAVGPAALSAAAAPAAAPELAPEALATATTQGSTLRFTPIAPVEKTVDALTVPRGYSWKPIIRWGDPVLPGAPVFDIEAQTAAKQRMQFGYNNDYTDIISTDVHGTRAVLVCNHEYVNPQIMFPADLDAVEAKRIAQAAHGFSVVELERRRPGTPWSTRRSGVRLNRRFHTHSTFAVDGPAAGSELLRTKDDPTGKVVLGTLGNCSGGTTPWGTVLTGEENFNGYFRAAGTTDSEKRYGLKDSATALGWETIEPRFDARTADFVNEPNRFGWIVEIDPMDPNSTPVKHTALGRLKHEGANVIVARSGHVVAYMGDDERFDYLYKFVSKKTYRRGPSPAARAHNKTLLTEGDLYVARFTGDSSLADLDGSGELPQDGQFDGVGSWVPLIKGGRSWIKGMSVDQVLVHTRLAADKVGATKMDRCEDVQPSLATGKVYVVCTNNTDRGKVGKEGATEPNPRNANKDGHIVELTELHGSDGETFVWNLMLVCGDPAAANTYFAGYPKNKVSPISCPDNIAFDSENNMWIATDGAPSALGLADGLFKVPLSGSERGRVQQFLAVPNQAETCGPVVHDRDGLVFVAVQHPGEEGTFAAQTSYFPDYVVGEPKAGQFKGPRPAVVQVYKS
- a CDS encoding type 1 glutamine amidotransferase domain-containing protein: MTQKIAFLTSTEGIERVELTEPWRAVKDAGHTPVLLSTESGQVQTFDHLDKAAAFDVDVVVGEASVDDYAALVLPGGVANPDALRTDTDAVAFVKAFVESGKPVAAICHAPWTLIEADVVRDRSVTSWPSLQTDLRNAGAQWRDEQVVVDGNLITSRNPDDIPAFNAALLDAVS
- a CDS encoding hydantoinase/oxoprolinase family protein, which gives rise to MPETAGAGTPRPTGSVRRGHLRIGVDTGGTFTDIVAVDTRTGAVATTKTPSTPANPADGFLTGIDKILDAMGATATDIESIAHGTTVATNQLLEGRIGELGFITTEGFENVLEIARQRVPDGYGNSYFWVKPPRMVPPERIRTIPGRLDASGHEVRPFDREAAVRTVRWFRERGISTLAVCLLHSYANDSHEQQLAEIIRSEFPAAVVSLSSRVLREYREYERSMTTLIDASVKPTIAAYINGIAERLAALDLDLDRTIPFSIMRSNGGVLSAEEVAHQPITTVLSGPAAGALGAAVIAANAGYPSVVTNDGGGTSSDVTVIRDGVPSLTTEGSVGDYPSKIPMIDVVTVGAGGGSIAHLSPEGTLKVGPRSAGASPGPMCYPNGGSEPTITDAHIVLGRIPPHLLGGEIPLDVEAARRGIAALASDLGITLEACASGILEISAWNQANALRQVTVKRGLDVRDYPMVTFGGSGSLLACRLMDVLGLPAVLVPPNPGNVSAYGLLTVDVRNDYVQTFISRHDQLDLPAITGVYRRLTGQVRDALQREGFAPDDQVIERTADLRYFGQAYEVRVDCPDGEVDREWADTVTAAFHAAHRALYGYDFAGRADQHVEWVNLRATGIGPIPRPQLARILPATTDVGVARTGERQTWFAAPGAAAEQQRWIISGLYERTSLRAGHVVHGPAVVQEFGSTVPIHPGFAAKVDEFGNLVITRTEISTSTENSTSTEQESA